One genomic window of Mucilaginibacter sp. SJ includes the following:
- a CDS encoding RNA polymerase sigma factor, which translates to MYNSHISDQELWLAVRNDDEHAFALLFDRYWVRLYKTALRYLKDRENSEEAVHDVFLNIWDRRRRLEIESVPNFLLSAIRYQVYNRVRAAKRPVILELDNLEAGIFPDYNQGDFRIKNQELLQELSYYLEKLPKRCQEIFYMSRMENLSNQEIAARLGISKRTVENQITVALKHLRGCLKQVSAMLCLYYMLFK; encoded by the coding sequence ATGTACAATTCTCATATTAGTGATCAGGAGCTGTGGCTTGCCGTACGTAATGACGATGAGCACGCGTTCGCCCTACTTTTTGACCGGTATTGGGTAAGATTATATAAGACTGCCCTCCGGTACCTGAAAGACCGTGAAAATAGTGAAGAAGCGGTACATGATGTTTTCCTGAATATTTGGGATCGCCGGCGTCGACTGGAAATAGAATCTGTCCCCAATTTTTTGCTCTCGGCCATCCGCTACCAGGTTTATAATCGCGTGCGTGCAGCGAAGCGCCCCGTAATTCTGGAGTTGGATAATCTGGAAGCAGGCATTTTCCCCGACTACAACCAGGGTGACTTCCGGATCAAAAACCAGGAGTTGTTACAGGAACTGAGTTATTACCTGGAGAAGTTGCCCAAGCGCTGCCAGGAAATATTTTACATGAGCCGCATGGAAAACCTGAGTAACCAGGAAATTGCCGCCCGCTTAGGAATATCCAAACGAACAGTTGAAAACCAGATAACCGTGGCGTTGAAACATCTGAGGGGCTGTTTGAAACAAGTTTCAGCGATGCTTTGCCTGTACTATATGTTATTTAAATAA